Proteins encoded in a region of the Corvus hawaiiensis isolate bCorHaw1 chromosome 18, bCorHaw1.pri.cur, whole genome shotgun sequence genome:
- the OSBP2 gene encoding oxysterol-binding protein 2 isoform X8, which translates to MINACRDFLDLAESHSRKWQRLLQHEREQRIRLEETIEQLAKQHNSLERACRGAPGLASGTASISSTAKAGSVQSAKGEASDEDEETEYFDAMEDAPAFITVTADPKHHRRSGSNLSGASEGHPEDWNLEDSVFESSNQSSYNESTGKDLLPRKRRRSRIPDKPNYSLNLWSIMKNCIGKELSKIPMPVNFNEPLSMLQRLTEDLEYHELLDKAVKCESSTEQMCFVAAFSVSSYSTTVHRTAKPFNPLLGETFELDRLEELGFRSLCEQVSHHPPAAAHHVYSRRGWTLWQDITISSKFRGKYLSIMPLGAIHLEFHSSGNHYVWRKVTSTVHNIIVGKLWIDQSGEIEIVNHKSKDKCQLKFTPYSYFSRDVPRKVTGVVSDADGKAHYVMSGTWDEKMECSKIVHSSHGSTSTEGKQKTVYQTLSPKVLWRKYPLPENAENMYFFSELALTLNEPEERVAPTDSRLRPDQRLMESGRWDEANVEKQRLEEKQRAVRRRREAEAVEALEEGKDYEGYIPLWFERKVDAVTGELICVYKGGYWEAKDRQDWSVCPDIF; encoded by the exons GCCTGCCGCGATTTCCTGGACTTAGCCGAGAGCCACAGCCGGAAATGGCAGCGGCTGCTGCAGCATGAGCGGGAGCAGCGGATCCGGCTGGAGGAGACCATCGAGCAGTTAGCCAAGCAGCACAACAGCTTGGAGCGCGCCTGCCGCGGGGCGCCCGGCCTGGCCTCGGGCACCGCCAGCATCTCCAGCACCGCCAAGG CAGGGAGTGTGCAGTCTGCCAAAGGAGAGGCCagtgatgaagatgaggagACGGAGTACTTCGATGCCATGGAGGATGCACCAGCTTTTATCACTGTAACCGCGGACCCCAAGCACCACAG GCGCTCGGGCAGCAACCTGAGCGGGGCCAGCGAGGGCCACCCCGAGGACTGGAACCTGGAGGACAGC GTCTTTGAGAGCTCAAATCAAAGCAGCTACAATGAGTCCACGGGCAAAGATCTCCTGCCGAGGAAAAGGAGACGGAGTCGCATTCCCGACAAACCCAACTACAGCCTTAACCTCTGGAGCATCATGAAGAACTGCATTGGCAAAGAGCTCTCCAAGATCCCCATGCCC GTGAACTTCAACGAGCCCCTGTCCATGCTGCAGCGGCTCACGGAGGACCTGGAGTACCACGAGCTGCTGGACAAGGCGGTGAAGTGCGAGAGCTCCACGGAGCAGATGTGCTTTGTGGCCGCCTTCTCCGTGTCCTCCTACTCCACCACTGTCCACCGCACTGCAAAGCCATTCAACCCCCTCCTGGGGGAGACCTTCGAGCTGGATcgcctggaggagctgggattcCGATCTCTCTGTGAGCAG GTGAGCCACCACCCCCCGGCAGCTGCCCACCACGTGTACTCCAGGCGAGGGTGGACGTTGTGGCAGGACATCACCATCTCCAGCAAGTTCAGGGGCAAATACCTCTCCATCATGCCACTGG GCGCCATCCACCTGGAGTTCCACTCCAGTGGGAATCACTATGTGTGGAGGAAAGTCACCTCCACTGTGCACAACATCATCGTGGGCAAGCTCTGGATCGACCAG TCTGGTGAAATAGAGATTGTTAACCATAAGTCCAAAGATAAATGCCAGCTGAAATTTACCCCCTACAGCTACTTCTCCAGGGATGTCCCCCGCAAG GTGACGGGGGTGGTGAGCGACGCCGATGGCAAAGCCCACTACGTCATGTCTGGCACGTGGGATGAGAAGATGGAGTGCTCCAAGATCGTCCACAGCAGCCACGGCAGCACCAGCACCGAGGGCAAGCAGAAAACTGTCTACCAGACACTGTCCCCAAAGGTCCTGTGGAGGAAGTACCCGCTGCC GGAAAACGCCGAGAACATGTATTTCTTCTCGGAGCTGGCGCTGACGCTGAACGAGCCCGAGGAGCGCGTGGCGCCCACGGACAGCCGGCTGCGCCCCGACCAGCGGCTCATGGAGAGCGGCCGCTGGGACGAGGCCAACGTGGAGaagcagaggctggaggagaagcagagagCCGTGCGCCGGCGCAGGGAGGCTGAGGCCGTGGAGGCCCTGGAGGAAG GGAAGGACTACGAGGGGTACATCCCGCTGTGGTTCGAGCGCAAGGTGGACGCTGTCACCGGGGAGCTGATCTGTGTCTACAAGGGCGGCTACTGGGAGGCCAAGGACAGGCAGGACTGGAGCGTGTGCCCCGACATCTTCTGA
- the LOC125335491 gene encoding uncharacterized protein LOC125335491, whose translation MAELAGRRAGCARGDSPVPREEEHSWAQLLGSQPSPGHRSSSSSICTEDFAASFWEGMVEPLLCQEELAGDVPTEGTHPGQEESLLPAGRSPDVRPQLAMEPGRHSWQDRAPSRRRRESLESLGARISRLSHAGMAWGVPGPVPSGQPALGRRDSPHGDLSAMASPGHSWRTPGISAGRSRAGTRTGSPGSSFPRASSAMPRGHPALGMRRQEPPALWRRGGNVTFAVDDVDRAGAGSSSKSAGTAVGAPGRWGSPVSPGGDQEVGLPCKRMVR comes from the exons ATGGCCG agctggcaggacGCCGTGCCGGCTGTGCCCGGGGTGACAGCCCTGTCCCACGGGAAGAGGAGCACtcctgggctcagctcctggGCTCCCAACCCAGCCCGGGGCAccggagcagctccagctccatctgCACCGAGGACTTTGCTGCCAGCTTTTGGGAGGGAATGGTGGAgcccctgctgtgccaggaggagCTTGCTGGGGACGTGCCCACGGAGGGAACTCATCCTGGGCAGGAGGAGTCCTTGTTGCCCGCAGGGAGAAGCCCGGACGTGCGGCCACAGCTGGCGATGGAGCCGGGCAGACATTCCTGGCAGGACAGGGCTCCGTCccggaggaggagggagagcctGGAGTCTCTGGGAGCGAGGATATCCCGCCTGAGCCACGCGGGGATGGCCTGGGGGGTCCCCGGGCCAGTCCCCTCTGGGCAGCCAGCTCTGGGCCGCAGGGACTCTCCCCATGGGGACCTGTCGGCCATGGCCTCGCCTGGGCATTCCTGGAGAACTCCAGGGAtctctgctggcaggagcagggctgggacaagGACAGGCTCTCCTGGCAGCAGTTTTCCCAGGGCCAGCAGTGCCATGCCCAGGGGACATCCCGCCCTGGGCATGAGGCGACAGGAGCCACCAGCTCTCTGGAGACGTGGGGGGAATGTCACCTTCGCTGTGGATGATGTggacagggcaggagcaggcagcagcagcaaga gtgctggcacagcagtgggaGCCCCCGGGCGATGGGGGTcacctgtgtccccaggtgggGACCAGGAAGTGGGGCTGCCCTGCAAG AGGATGGTGAGGTGA